A single genomic interval of candidate division WOR-3 bacterium harbors:
- a CDS encoding Wzz/FepE/Etk N-terminal domain-containing protein, giving the protein MNYLKILFRGRKFIFWNVFIITLFSLILSFILPKKYKATGQILPPPDEPTIYSLSTVLPGASPTQRLMLRSWNISDILVAILKSRTIGEYVINNTKFLNFYKFKRVEDALNFLNKITKISQSEEMVIKISVEVKDRNLASDMVNAYIYALDNFLKESMMSRGKYLRIFLENQLKKIEKELAEARESLKVFQERHNLPELEEGLKSVLDAYAQLKSQLTVKEAELEMVKDISSPDNPYYQNLIAEVKKFREKLSEMERGSGLGGFGPGFGTPFKQLPAVASEYIKRYQEWKLKGEVYLLLQQQYEQAKLTEAKDTPTITILDYAKVPEKYSFPKKKIFVMVGFLFSLIFSILVLLTKEYIETRKELKNFLSEVFAILKKELSFKKKA; this is encoded by the coding sequence ATGAATTATTTAAAAATTTTATTCCGAGGTAGAAAATTTATTTTTTGGAATGTGTTTATAATTACTCTTTTTTCTTTAATTTTATCTTTTATTTTACCTAAAAAATATAAAGCAACCGGTCAAATTTTACCTCCACCCGATGAGCCAACAATTTATAGTCTTTCAACAGTTTTACCAGGTGCTTCACCGACTCAACGGTTGATGTTAAGAAGTTGGAATATAAGTGATATTTTAGTAGCAATTTTAAAAAGTAGGACAATTGGCGAATATGTGATCAATAATACTAAATTTTTAAATTTTTATAAGTTTAAAAGAGTAGAAGATGCGCTCAATTTTTTAAATAAGATTACTAAGATTTCTCAAAGCGAAGAGATGGTAATAAAAATTAGCGTCGAAGTAAAAGACAGAAATCTTGCTAGCGATATGGTGAATGCTTATATTTATGCTTTAGATAATTTTCTAAAGGAATCGATGATGAGCAGAGGAAAATATTTAAGGATATTTTTGGAAAACCAATTAAAAAAAATAGAAAAAGAATTAGCCGAAGCTCGCGAATCCTTAAAAGTTTTTCAAGAAAGACATAATTTACCAGAATTAGAGGAAGGATTAAAATCCGTATTAGATGCATATGCCCAATTAAAATCTCAGTTGACAGTTAAAGAAGCGGAATTAGAAATGGTAAAAGATATTTCTTCTCCTGATAATCCTTATTATCAAAATTTAATAGCGGAAGTAAAGAAATTCCGTGAAAAATTAAGCGAAATGGAAAGAGGCAGTGGTTTGGGAGGTTTTGGTCCTGGTTTTGGGACTCCTTTTAAACAATTGCCGGCGGTAGCGAGTGAATATATAAAAAGATACCAGGAGTGGAAGTTGAAAGGTGAAGTCTATCTTTTATTACAACAGCAATATGAACAAGCAAAACTTACGGAGGCAAAAGATACTCCCACAATTACAATCTTAGATTACGCAAAGGTGCCGGAAAAATATTCTTTTCCTAAGAAAAAAATTTTTGTTATGGTTGGCTTCTTATTTTCTTTAATTTTTAGTATTTTAGTTTTGCTTACTAAGGAATATATCGAAACCCGTAAAGAACTAAAAAATTTTCTTTCGGAAGTGTTTGCTATTTTGAAAAAAGAGCTTTCATTTAAAAAGAAAGCATGA